One Caretta caretta isolate rCarCar2 chromosome 6, rCarCar1.hap1, whole genome shotgun sequence genomic region harbors:
- the LOC142072533 gene encoding uncharacterized protein LOC142072533 produces MQSSSAAVTMMESQNRKRAPAWTEREVRDLIAVWGEESVLSELRSSFQNAKTFVKISQGIKDRGHNRDPKQCCVKLKELRQAYQKTREANGRSGSEPQTCRFYDELHAILGGSATTTPVVLFDSFNGDGGNTEAGFGDEEDDGEEEVVDSSQQASGETDFPNSQELFLKLDLEAVRPEPTQGCLPDPPGGEGTSAACVSRITGSSPSQRLAKIRRRKKRTRDEMFSELMLSSHTDRAQMNAWRQTMSKCRKAQNDREERWWAEERKWRAEERAEAERWQDSMLRLLEDQTNMLQRMVELQERQQEHRLLLQPLCNQLPSSPSSIASSPRHPRTRWGGLWPPSHSTQEDCPSNRRLAFNNF; encoded by the exons atgcagagctcatcagcagcggtgaccatgatggagtcccagaatcgcaaaagagctccagcatggactgaacgggaggtacgggatctgatcgctgtatggggagaggaatccgtcctatcagaactacgttccagttttcaaaatgccaaaacatttgtcaaaatctcccagggcataaaggacagaggccataacagggacccaaagcagtgctgtgtgaaacttaaggagctgaggcaagcctaccagaaaaccagagaggcgaacggccgctccgggtccgagccccaaacatgccgcttctatgatgagctgcatgccattttagggggttcagccaccactaccccagttgtgttgtttgactccttcaatggagatggaggcaacacagaagcaggttttggggacgaggaagatgatggtgaggaggaggttgtagatagctcacagcaagcaagcggagaaaccgattttcccaacagccaggaactgtttctcaagctggacctggaggcagtacgccccgaacccacccaaggctgcctcccggacccgccaggtggagaagggacctctg ctgcgtgtgtttcaaggatcacaggatcttctccttcccagaggctagcgaagattagaaggcgaaaaaaacgcactcgcgatgaaatgttctctgagctcatgctgtcctcccacactgacagagcacagatgaatgcatggaggcagacaatgtcaaagtgcaggaaagcacaaaatgaccgggaggagaggtggtgggctgaagagcgtaagtggcgggctgaagagagggctgaagcagaaaggtggcaggattcaatgctgaggctgctggaggatcaaactaatatgctccagcgtatggttgagctgcaggaaaggcagcaggagcacagactgctgctacagcccttgtgtaaccaactgccctcctccccaagttccatagcctcctcacccagacacccaagaacgcggtgggggggcctctggccacccagccactccacccaagaggattgcccaagcaacagaaggctggcattcaataacttttaa